From Pirellulales bacterium:
ACGAAATCACCGGCGCGGACGACACGAGTCAAAGCGCCTCCGGCACCGACAGCTCCAGCGGTACGGAAACCAACCAGAGCCTGACGATCGTCACCAGCGCGTCGGCCATTTCCAGCGACGACAGCCAGACGAGCTCCAACGACATCACCGGGAGTTACACGCTGGCCGATACGAGCCAAAGCACGACCACGACGTCGGAAACCGACACGAATATCGCCGACTTGCCCGGCACCGCCGCCCCGGTCGACACCACCACCAGCCTCGACGTCTCGAAGACCTCGACCACTTCCTACGAAACCGGCAACCAGATCGTGGCCAGCGCCTCGACCAGCGAAACCGACCAGAACACCGACAGCAGCACCAGCAGCGAGACCAACCAGAGCCAGACCGTCCATCAGACCATCACCTCGAGCGAGACCGACACGAGCCAGAAGAGCTCCAACGAGATCACCGGCAGTTACACGCTGGCCGATTCGGGCCAAAGCACGAGCACCACCTGGGAAACCGACAGCAACCAGACCGACACGACCAGCTCGTTCGACTTCTCGACCGCCTCCACCACTTCCCAGGAAACCGGCAACACGGTCAGCGGCTTCAGCTCCGCCAGCGAAACCGACAACACCACCGACAGCACGAGCAGCGCGGAGACGAACCAGACGCTGACCCGATTGACGAGCGCCACGACGATCGGCAGCGACAGCAGCCAACAATCGACGAACGACGTCACCGGCAGCTTCACGCTGAGCGATTCGAGCCAAAGCACGACCAGCAGTTGGGAAACCGACGCCAATCAGACCGACACGAGCAGCAGCTTCGAATTCTCGACCGCCTCCACCACTTCCCAGGAAACCGGCAATCAGGTCACCGGGTTCAACTCCAGCGGCGAGACCGACAACAGCACCGACAGCACGAGCGGCGGCGAGACCAACCAGACGCTGGCCACGCTGAGCAGCGCCACGTCGCAGGAAACCGACTCCAGCCAAGAAAGCAGCAACGACATTACGGGCAGTTTCACCTTGGCCGAGTCGAGCGACACTTCGACGACGACCTGGGAAAGCGGTGCGAATACGCCGCTGGTGGGCGGAGTGCCCGACCCGGCCCTGGCCGACGCCACGAGCAGCAGCGAGTCTGCCAGCGAATCCACCACCACCAGCCAAAGCGGCAACGAGATCACCGGGCAGTACGTGACCAGCACCTCCAACTACACCACCGACAGCACGAGCGGCGGCGAAACGGACCAGACCGACGCCGTCACCACCACCGCCACGGCCAGCCTCAGCGAAACCGATCAGCAAAGCGGCAACTCGCTGGTGGGCAGCTATACGCTGAGCGGTTCCAGCGGCGGCACCACCTACACGCGGGAAACGGAGAGCAACCAGTCGCTGTCGAGCACCAGCAACGACACCACGACCACCTCGAACGCAAAACGGGTCAGAACGATTTGTTCGGAGGGTGCCAGTAGCGTCGTGAGGGGCTCGCGGCGCACCGTGTTCTTTGACAATCCATTCATCAGCCAAGCAGTCGTGAATTGACCGATCGGCTGCGCCGGCGCCGGCCGCTCATCGCGGTCGGCGCCGACGCGCCGATGGCCCTTGGTGCGATTCGGGCCAGACCAACGGCTGGGTGAGCGCCGAAGACATCAAGTACATTGAAGACGTGCTGGCCAAGCAGAACAGCGTGGCACACGACGAGTCGATCAGCGGCGCCTTTTCGGGCAATTCGGCCGACGACACCACCGACGCCAGCGACTGGAGCTCGACCCGCCAGCACAAACAGGGCGAACGGGTCAAATCGGGAAGCGCGGTCAGCGACGGCGGAACCTATACGCTGCTGCGGTTGGCCGGCGACTCGGAATCGGAGACGATCGGCACGAACTTCAACAGCGGATACGGCGCCGGCACGCGCAGCCAGGCGGCCAGCGGGAACACCTTCGGCACGTATTTCGAGAACGGAACCTACAGCCTCACCAACGGCGTCTCGGCTTCTTCGGCCGCTTACTTCTCGGCGACGTTTTCCAACCGCCAGGAGAACGACAAGGAAATCGCCTCGGCGGCGAACGACCCAGCCACGAGCTGGACCTCGATCTTCAACGCCAGCCAGAGCACGAGCGACTGGCGAATCGGCTCGAAGAATGTCTCGGCCGGCGTCGTCACCAGCGGCGCGGAGGGCTTCCTGACGCTTCAAGGCACGTCGGCCACGCGGACCTTCGACGAGTCGGCCGACCAGTGGGCACCCAGCATGTCAGGCTCGGTGTGGAACGACTGGAGCAGCGTCGCCTGGTACCTGACCTTGATGACGATCGACCAAGTGGCCACGCCGCACGGCTCCCTGGTGAACTGGCCTGGCCCGCCGAACAACGTCGACCCCTCATCGACGGCCCAGGTGAGCGAAACCACCACGGCCAGCAGCACCGTCACCGGCGTCACGACGACCAGCAACGGCGCCGGCACCACGAACTCGAATTTCAGCACCACCAACACCTTCAACGACTCGGCCTATCTCAGCAGCCAGTCGCGCTCGATGAACTCCAGAAACTGCGGGCCCCGCTCGTCGGCCGCGGCGCGCGGGTGCGCGGCCTTCTGCCGCCAAAACTCCTGCTCGTTGGCCGCGACTCGTTGGCCGCCAAATGAAACGCTTCACGCGGCGTCGGCCGTCCGTTCGGACCGCGATCGACGATCACGAAGCTTCGCAGGTTGGTGACCAGCACGATGCCGTAGGTCTTAAGGTATCCGGCCACTTGCCGGCTGTCGGCGATGGCCATCACGTCGGGCTTCATTCCCTTGACCTCGATGGCGCCGCGTTCAAGCCGAACACGCCCAAAATCGAGGGCGCCACGTCGATTGGTGCTCGACCATCCTCAGGCGATCGTTGCTCCGGGTGCCGGCCCCGGCGTCTCCTCGGCCACGGAATAGGTCTCGCTGTCACGGCCCGTATAGGCCAGGATCAACTCGGCCAGAAAGCCGATGGAGATCAGTTGTCCGCCGAGCAACAACGACGCGACGGAATAAATCAGCGCGGGACGCTGGTGCAGCGGAAGCTGATCGTCGGCGGGCCACCATTGGCCCTTGATCCAATAGGCGGTCAGATAGGCCAGCCCGATGAGGCCCAAGGCGAAGAAGCCCAGCCCCAGCGCGCCCAGGGCATGCTGCGGCCGCTGGCCGAAACCGGTGAGGAACTTGACCGTCAGCAAATCGAGAAAGCCCCGCAGGAAGCGGCGCACGCCGTACTTGGAATGGCCGAACTTGCGCGGCCGGTGCTGTATGACCACCTCGCCCACGCGAAAGCCGCGGGCGTGCGCCAGCACCGGCACGAAGCGGTGCAACTCGCCGTACAGCCGCACCTCGCGAAACACCTCCCGGCGATAACACTTCATGCCGCAGTTGTGATCGTGCAAATGCACGCCCGTCAGGCTGCTGACCAGCCAGTTGAACACGCGCGAAGGAAACACCTTGTGCCAGGGATCGTGCCGGATTTTCTTCCAGCCGCTGACGACGTCCAGCGGCCGGTTCATCTCTTCCAGAAATCGTGGAATTTCGCGCGGGTCGTCCTGCAGATCGGCGTCGAGGGTCATGATCAGCTCGCCCCGCGCGGCGCGAAAGCCGGCACTCAGCGCCGCCGCCTTGCCGAAGTTGCGGCGAAATCGCACGCCATGCACGCGCGCGTCACGCGCCGCCAGGGCCGCGATGGTCGGCCAGGAGCCGTCGGTCGAACCGTCGTCGACAAACACCAGGTCGAGGTCGTAGCCGTGCTGGCGGGCCACCTCGTCCAGCTCGCGATAGAGGTTCTCCAGGCTTTCGGCTTCGTTGTAGACCGGAATGACCGCGGAGAGCATCGCAGGGCGACAAGTCGGGTGGGAGTCGGCGAAAGGACAGTGCTGATTGTGACTAGGCCGCCCGCGATCGTAAAGCGGTGATGCCAGGCGTCAGGCGTTCAGGGTTCAGGGTTCAGGGTTCAGGGATATTCGAATTGACCTTCGACTGTTGCCTGTTGCCTATTGCCTGTTGGTGGGCCGGCGCTCGCAAGCTCGCTGGTCCCACCCTACGGCCTTCCTGAACCCTGAACCCCGAACCCTGAACCCTACGGCCTTCCTGAACCCTGAACCCCGAACCCTGAACCCTGAACCCTTTCACGTCGGCGCTCGCAAGCTCGCTGGTCCCACCCTACGGCCGCTCGTGCGGCATAGCGGGCGTAGAGGCCCATCGAGAGAAAAAGACACAGGTTGCCGGCCATCTCGCAGCCCTCTTCCAGCATCACCTCGGCTTCGCCTTTGTTGGGAACGATCCATTCCAGCTCGGCCAGCACCGCCAACGCATAGAAGCCCGCGGTCGCCAGCAGGGCCAGCACCGCATCGGGCACGCGACGCATTTGCCAGACCAGCCCGCAGCCGACGAAGGACAGCACGAGTCCGTAGCCAATCACCCACCAGACCGTGCCATCGCCGTGCAGTCGATGCCCGGTGCCTTTCGACATCAGCTCCTTGAAGGCTTCGTGCAGGCTGGCGCACTCGTCGACGCTCATCACCAGCCAACAGGCGGCGGCTGCCAGCAGCGCGGTCGGGGCATCGGCGCCGGGCGTGCGGCGTCGTATTAACCAACCCGTCAGGGCGGCCAGCGAGGCCAGTTCGAGCGTGGCGCACGAGAACCAGACCGCCAGGCTCCCTTCGCCTTCGAGATCGAAGGCCGCCACGCGGCCATCGGTGGTCATCGACGCCACGGCCGGCATCCAATTGTGCAGCGATTCGAGTACACCGATGACCGCCAGTCCGGCGCAGGCAAGCAGCGCAAACGTGCGATGTCGTCGCGGCACAAGGTCGGTGAGGCGCAACTGTTGGTCCAAGGGCATGACTCCGAAAACGTGGCCGGGAATGATAACTTGGCACGCCGTTTGGCGTAAGAGAGGTTCGATCGGCCTTGTCGGTTCGCAACGAAACACGTAGGGTGGGACCAGCGAGCTTGCGAGCGCCGGCCCACCATCGCTAGGCGTCAGGCATCAGGCATCAGGTTGTTAGTCCTGACGCCTGAAACCTGACGCCTCAAATCGGTGGGCCTGCGCTCGCAAGCTCGCTGGTCCCACCCTACCTCGGTTGTCCAGTCGTTTCCAAAACGCCAGCGGGCCCACGCCCACGCCACAATTTCGTGCGATTAACACGCCGTTGTTTACTGACGCTCTCGGCGGGCGCCGGCCTGGGTGTTTCTGCCGTCGGGGTGCTGCACGCCGCCACCCGCGATACAGTCCGCCTGGGACTGATCGGCGCCGGCGGCCGCGGCCGGCAACTGGCCAACACCATTCGTTGGACCGAGCTTGCCCGGCGTTGCGGACAGATTGTGGCGGTGTGCGATGTCAACCGAGCACGGGCGGAGCGTGTGCGCGACGAATCGTGCCCGAAAGCCGCGATTTGCGACCATTATCAGGAACTGTTCGACCGCGGCGACGTGGAGGGCGTGATCATCGCCACGCCCGATCATTGGCACACGCCGCTGCTGCTGGCGGCGCTCGACGCGGGCCGAGCGGTCTATTGCGAAAAGCCGCTCACGCTGACGATCGCGGAGGGGCAGCTCCTCGTGGACCGCGTGCGCCGCACCGGCGGCATGGTACAGGTCGGCACTCAGCAGCGAAGCGACTGGCGTTTTCGCACGGCCTGCGAGCTGGTGCGCAATGGGCGGCTGGGGCAAATCAAGCGGGTCGAAGTGACCCTGCCGACCGGCTCGCTACCGGCCACGGCCAAGGGCGGGCCCTTTCCGAATTGCCCGGTGCCCGTCGGGATAAACTGGGATGTTTGGCTCGGCCAGGCGCCGTGGGCTGATTTCTGCAAGCAGCGTTATGACCCGTTTCGCTGGTGGTTCGAGTACAGCGGCGGGTTCATGACCGATTGGGGCGCACACCACCTTGATATCGTGCATCGGGCCTTGGGCGTCGAGCACGGCGGACCGGCAAAGATCGACGCCCGCGGGCGGCTGCCCCAGATTGCCAACGGCTATAACACGCCGCGCGAGTTCGCGGTCGACTATGCTTACCCCGGCGGCGTGGCCGTCCGCGTGAAGGTGAGCGAGGAGGAGAACGGAATTCTTTTCAAGGGCGACGAGGGGCGGATTTTCGTCAACCGCGGCCGGTTGGCCGGTAAGCCCGTGGAGCGGTTGCGACTCGATCCGCTGCCGGCCAGTGCCGTGCGGCTCGACAATGAAACCCGCTACTGGGGCACGGCAACCTATATCCACCTGCGTGAATTCCTGGACTGCATTCGCACGGGCAAGCAGCCCATTTCAGACGTCATCAGTCAACACCGCTCGGCGGCAGCCTGCCATCTGGCCAATATCTCGATGCGTCTGGGCCGCGCGTTGCAATGGGACAGCCGGCGCGAAGAGTTCTTAGGCGACGCCGAGGCCGATTCTTTGGTCAGTCGCGGGCAGCGTGCCGGGTATCGGTTTGGGTGAACCCTACATTGCTTACCGCCGGCACAACCGGTTGTTGGGCGTCGGGAAACCTGCTGTAGCCGTCACTTATGGCGTAAACAGCGGCGAAGCCGTTCAAGCGACGAACCCGGCGGCGACGATGCTCGTAAGGCAGCGCAGGGTGGTGTCCTAATAGTGTGTTGCTCGTGTGCAAAGAGACACTAACCCGAAGCGTCAGCGAGGCAGAATCACCGCATTTCCTCGCTTACGCTTCGGGTTAGTGTGGGCCAGCAACACACTATTTGGACACTACCCAGCGCAGGCTCGCCTTTCTTTAAGCAGCCTTGCGCGGTACAATCCCGGCCCTTGCCCCTGTCCAGGACCCACTCACGTGTCGAAAAACGGTCGCGTTTGGCTGGCTGTCCTGGCGCTGGGCGTGGCGGGCTGCGGCATCGGACAGGGGCAACTGGCCCGCCAGATTTTCCGGCCCGGCCCGTTCGAGTATCAAAAGCAGCAGGCCGTCCGTTTCGATCCCTATGCGGAGCAAGAGACGTTTTCTCACAACCGCGACGACACCATGCGTCCTCGCGATTATTCCCGACCCATTCCCGAACCGGCCCGTGGGCGGTGGCCCCAATGGGGCGCGCCGCGGTATGGATATTGATCGTGGCCGCGCCGTAGCGTAAGCGTGCTCGCTTGCGCGCATCTGGGTTGCTCGGTTTGGGCGGTGGCTGGGGCAGAGCTTGGCCGCTACCGCCGCGATCTTCAGAATGCGCTCTGCGGCCAAGCGATGCCCCGGTTTGACGCGTCGGGGCATCGCTTGGCCGCAGAGCGTATCCTCAAGCCGGGCCGGTTCTGGCCAAGCTCTGCCCCAGCCACCGTTGCTGCCTTCGGGGTCGATCCATCCATCGACGGCTGACGGAGCACTAGCTTGTTCAGCCGGGCCGGGTATGATTGGGCATGCCTCAACCTCGCCGCACCGGCGCACGCCGCTCCGTCGCGCGTGCTCGAAAACCCCATCACGCCGCAGCGCGTGCTGACGCCGCGCCCGCCGTCGGCGAGCGCTTACAGAAGGTCATGGCCGCGGCGGGAATTGGCAGCCGCCGTCACTGCGAAGAGCTGATTCTGGCCGGCCGCGTCGAAGTCGATGGCGAGGTGGTGCCAAAACTGGGCACGCGCGTCGATGCCGAGCGGCAAGAGGTCCGCGTCGATGGCACACCGTTGCGGTCCATGCGGCGGGTCTATTATCTGGTCAACAAGCCCGTGGGCGTGGTTTCGACCAATTTCGATCCGGCGGGCCGGACGCGCGTCATCGACCTGCTGCCGGCCACCAAGGAGCGGCTGTTCACCGTCGGCCGGCTCGACCGGTCGAGCGAGGGCCTGATGCTGGTGACCAACGACGGTGAACTGGCCAACCGCCTGACCCACCCCCGCTATGGCATCGAGAAGACCTATCATGCGTTGGTGGCCGGCACGCCGAGTGCCGAAGTGTTCGAGAGCCTGCGCCGCGGCGTCCATCTGGCCGAGGGCGTGGCCCGCGTGGTCGGCATCAAGGCCAAGCGTGAACTCAAGCAAAGCACGCTGTTGGAGATCGTTTTGGCCGAGGGCCGCAACCGCGAGATTCGCCGCATTCTGGCCAAGGTCGGCCACAAGGTCTTGCGGCTCAAACGCGTGGCCGTCGGTCCCTTGCGGCTGAAAGACATCGAGCCCGGCCAGTGGCGTCCCTTGCGCCGAGAGGAAATCGAATCGCTACGGGGCCGCGCCAAGAAAAACCGATGACCTGCGACGTCAGCCAGCCGCATCTCTTTTACGCCGACGGCGCCTGGTTCGGCGCCGTGGCAGTACAAGAAAATGTTCGGCTGGCGCGCGACACCTACCGGCTGCGCGCCGAGTGCCCGGAGGTCGCTCAGCGGGTGGTGCCCGGCCAGTTCGTCATGCTGCGGCTGGCCGGTTACGACGACCCGTTGCTGGGCCGGCCATTGGCCCTGTACGATACGGTGCTCGACGGCCGTGGCGAAGCGGTCGGCATCGACCTGGTCTATTTGCTGACGGGCAAACTCACCGCGAAGCTGGCGCGCGTTTTGCCCGGCCAAAAACTGGAACTCTGGGGACCGTTGGGCAACGGTTTTGCGCCGGCACCGGCGGATCATCTCATCATGGTGGCGGGCGGCATCGGTCAGACGCCGTTCGTGGCACTGGCCCGCGAGGCGCTGGGCCGCAAAGCGTATGGTATGCCGGCCCGCTCCGCTATTTCCGTTGGAAAAGTGACGCTCTGCTACGGCGCAAGAACCTGCGACTACCTGGCGGGCATCGACGATTTTCGCGATGCGGGCGCCGCCGTTCGCTTGAGCACTGACGACGGCACGGCGGGACATCACGGCTTGGTCACCGACCTGTTGGAGCAGTTGTTGGTGGAAGAGCGCGACGTGGCCCGATGCCGCGTGGTTTGCTGCGGGCCGGAGCCGATGATGGCGGCGGTGGCCGAAATGACGGCCCGCTTCGGCGTTCGTTGCCAGGTTTCACTGGAAACGCCGATGGCCTGCGGCATCGGTATCTGTTTCAGTTGCGTGGCCCGTGTGCGCGACGACGACGGTGGTTGGGACTATCGTCGCACCTGCGTCGAAGGCCCGGTGTTCGACGCCCAGAAGATTAGCTGGTAGCTCCGCCAAGACTAAACTCGCCTTCGTCGCCCGCGTAGGTCGCGAAGCAATTCGGCGTCTCCCACAGCCGGGCTTCGACGATCGGGAACCCGTGCTCGGCGGTAAAATCGTAAATCAGCTTGGCGATGTTCTCGGCCGTGGGGTTCGCATCCATCAAGAACATCGGCTCGCCCAGTTGTTCGAGCAGCTTGACCGCCGGGTCGTCGCGGTGCAGCAGCATGCGGTGATCGAGATTGTCGTCGATCCAGCCGCTTACCACCCGCTTGATGTCGCTGAAGTCGAGCACCATTCCGCGATGGTCGAGCCGTTCGGCCTCGATCACAATCACGGCCCGGCCGTTATGGCCGTGCAGATAGCGGCACTTCCCCTCGTAGTCGAGCAGCCGGTGGCCGTAGCAGAAATCGATTTGTCGCGTGACGCGGAACATACTCGCCTAACCGCCCAACACGTCGTTGAGCACATCTTCGCTGACGTAGATCGGCAAGGGCGGGTCGCAGGTCACCGCCACCGCGATCGCGTCCGACGGCCGGGCATCGATCTCGATCAGCTCGCCTTCGTGCTTGATCCGCAAGCGAGCGAAATAAGTGTGCTCTTTAAGCTCGCTGATCACGACGCTTTGAAACTCGCCGCCCAAGTTGTCGGCCACGCTCACCAACAGGTCGTGCGTCAGCGGGCGCGGCGACATGAACCCCTTCACACGGCGGTCGATGCTCGTCGCCTCGAAAATGCCGATCAAAATCGGAAACGAACGATCGCCATCGACCTCTTTGAGATAAATGACTTGCTGATCGTTGATCTCGCTGATGATGATCCGCGACAACTCCATCTGCACGGGCATGATGCCGACCTTGCACGGTGTTTTCGTTCGTTGGTAAAGCCTGATTATAGGTTGCCGCGTCCGCCAGCGGCTAGTGGCAGGGAGCGTAGGGTGGGACCAGCGAGCTTGCGAGCGCCGGCCCACCGATTTGAGGCGTCAGGTTTCAGGCGTCAGGACAAAGAACCTGATGCCTGACGCCTGATGCCTGACGATGGTGGGCCGGCGCTCGCAAGCTCGCTGGTCCCACCCTACGGGCCAAACTGCAATTCGAGCAGCAATCGCTTGACGTCCGTCATGGCCACGGCGTCGCGCTCGATGACTCGGTTGGACGAAATGAATACCGGGGCTTCCGCGGTCTCGCGGCCCGCACTGGGCAGCCGCCCGTGACTTCCTTTGACGACACCGGCGTCGAGACCGATCACGTCCATGTAATAGCGAAAGCCGAGGGCCTTGCGGGCCAGCCGCCGGGCCACTCGCAGCTTCGGAAAACGAAGCTTGGGATCAACGACGAGCTCGGCCGGATCGTAGCCGGGCTTGCGATGAATGTCGACCGTGCGGGCATAGTCGGGCGCGAGCGCGTCATCCAGCCAGAAATAATAGGTACACCACGCGCCCGGCGCCGCCACCGCCAGCAGCTCGCCGCTACGCGGGTGATCGGTCCCGAACTCGGCCTGCTGCCGGCGGTCGAGAACCTGCTCGATGCCCTCGGTCCGCCGCAGCAGATCGGCGACGTGGTTCACGTCACGCTGCTCGCGGACGTAGACGTGGGCCACCTGGTGATCGGCCACGGCGAATGCCCGTGAGGCGCCGCAATCGAGCGTCTCCCAACCCAGCGACTCGCGCCGCACTTCGACGAAGCCGTGCTCCCGCAGCACGCGGTTGATGTGGACCGGCCGATCGACCGCCGCGATCGCATATTCGGAAAGCACGACGACGTCCGCCCCGTGGTTGCGGGCGGCGTCGATCAGCTTGCCGGCCTCGGCATCGACCGCACGCAGGTCGTCGGCGATGCGCGGATCGTTCGGCCCCAGCCGCTGCAAGTTGTAATCGAGGTGCGGCAGGTAGACGAGCGTGAGCGTGGGTTGATAATCGGCCATGACGGCCAGCGAGGCATCGGCAATCCAGCGCGTGCTGCGAAGATCGGCGCCCGGCCCCCAGAAGTGAAACAGCGGAAACGTGCCCAGCCGTTCTTGCAATCGGTCGCGCAGTTCGGGCGGCTGGCTGTAACAGTCGGG
This genomic window contains:
- a CDS encoding glycosyltransferase family 2 protein, whose product is MLSAVIPVYNEAESLENLYRELDEVARQHGYDLDLVFVDDGSTDGSWPTIAALAARDARVHGVRFRRNFGKAAALSAGFRAARGELIMTLDADLQDDPREIPRFLEEMNRPLDVVSGWKKIRHDPWHKVFPSRVFNWLVSSLTGVHLHDHNCGMKCYRREVFREVRLYGELHRFVPVLAHARGFRVGEVVIQHRPRKFGHSKYGVRRFLRGFLDLLTVKFLTGFGQRPQHALGALGLGFFALGLIGLAYLTAYWIKGQWWPADDQLPLHQRPALIYSVASLLLGGQLISIGFLAELILAYTGRDSETYSVAEETPGPAPGATIA
- a CDS encoding Gfo/Idh/MocA family oxidoreductase, which codes for MRLTRRCLLTLSAGAGLGVSAVGVLHAATRDTVRLGLIGAGGRGRQLANTIRWTELARRCGQIVAVCDVNRARAERVRDESCPKAAICDHYQELFDRGDVEGVIIATPDHWHTPLLLAALDAGRAVYCEKPLTLTIAEGQLLVDRVRRTGGMVQVGTQQRSDWRFRTACELVRNGRLGQIKRVEVTLPTGSLPATAKGGPFPNCPVPVGINWDVWLGQAPWADFCKQRYDPFRWWFEYSGGFMTDWGAHHLDIVHRALGVEHGGPAKIDARGRLPQIANGYNTPREFAVDYAYPGGVAVRVKVSEEENGILFKGDEGRIFVNRGRLAGKPVERLRLDPLPASAVRLDNETRYWGTATYIHLREFLDCIRTGKQPISDVISQHRSAAACHLANISMRLGRALQWDSRREEFLGDAEADSLVSRGQRAGYRFG
- a CDS encoding pseudouridine synthase → MPQPRRTGARRSVARARKPHHAAARADAAPAVGERLQKVMAAAGIGSRRHCEELILAGRVEVDGEVVPKLGTRVDAERQEVRVDGTPLRSMRRVYYLVNKPVGVVSTNFDPAGRTRVIDLLPATKERLFTVGRLDRSSEGLMLVTNDGELANRLTHPRYGIEKTYHALVAGTPSAEVFESLRRGVHLAEGVARVVGIKAKRELKQSTLLEIVLAEGRNREIRRILAKVGHKVLRLKRVAVGPLRLKDIEPGQWRPLRREEIESLRGRAKKNR
- a CDS encoding dihydroorotate dehydrogenase electron transfer subunit produces the protein MTCDVSQPHLFYADGAWFGAVAVQENVRLARDTYRLRAECPEVAQRVVPGQFVMLRLAGYDDPLLGRPLALYDTVLDGRGEAVGIDLVYLLTGKLTAKLARVLPGQKLELWGPLGNGFAPAPADHLIMVAGGIGQTPFVALAREALGRKAYGMPARSAISVGKVTLCYGARTCDYLAGIDDFRDAGAAVRLSTDDGTAGHHGLVTDLLEQLLVEERDVARCRVVCCGPEPMMAAVAEMTARFGVRCQVSLETPMACGIGICFSCVARVRDDDGGWDYRRTCVEGPVFDAQKISW
- a CDS encoding 6-carboxytetrahydropterin synthase, whose amino-acid sequence is MFRVTRQIDFCYGHRLLDYEGKCRYLHGHNGRAVIVIEAERLDHRGMVLDFSDIKRVVSGWIDDNLDHRMLLHRDDPAVKLLEQLGEPMFLMDANPTAENIAKLIYDFTAEHGFPIVEARLWETPNCFATYAGDEGEFSLGGATS
- a CDS encoding bifunctional nuclease family protein, which gives rise to MPVQMELSRIIISEINDQQVIYLKEVDGDRSFPILIGIFEATSIDRRVKGFMSPRPLTHDLLVSVADNLGGEFQSVVISELKEHTYFARLRIKHEGELIEIDARPSDAIAVAVTCDPPLPIYVSEDVLNDVLGG
- a CDS encoding alkaline phosphatase family protein; this encodes MTKPLVVIDVVGLSHDHLGPDTPHISRLAQEGFARPMGAVLPAVTCSAQATMLTGLLPREHGIVGNGWYFRDLAEVLFWRQSNHLVAGERIYQAGRRRDAAYTTAQMFWWFNMYADVEWSVTPRPGYPADGRKLPDCYSQPPELRDRLQERLGTFPLFHFWGPGADLRSTRWIADASLAVMADYQPTLTLVYLPHLDYNLQRLGPNDPRIADDLRAVDAEAGKLIDAARNHGADVVVLSEYAIAAVDRPVHINRVLREHGFVEVRRESLGWETLDCGASRAFAVADHQVAHVYVREQRDVNHVADLLRRTEGIEQVLDRRQQAEFGTDHPRSGELLAVAAPGAWCTYYFWLDDALAPDYARTVDIHRKPGYDPAELVVDPKLRFPKLRVARRLARKALGFRYYMDVIGLDAGVVKGSHGRLPSAGRETAEAPVFISSNRVIERDAVAMTDVKRLLLELQFGP